The Armatimonadota bacterium genome segment TCGCCACCGCCGCCCGCAACCGGGTGATCCTGCGGATCCTGGACGTCCTGATGGACCTGCTGCGCACCAGCCGCGAGCAGTCCCTGCAGGTCCCCGGACGGCTGCAGCGGTCGCTGGAGGGGCACCGGCGCATCCTGGAGGCCATCCGCCGGCGCGATCCGGAGGGGGCGGAGGGGGCGATGCGCCGACACCTGGAGGAGATCGAGCAGGTGCTGCTGGGCAGTCACGCACTCCAGACGGGAGGGTAGACCGTGGGCCGCCTCTTCGCCATCGAGATTGTCTACCGGGGGATCTTCCAGAAGAACCTGGCCAAGAACATCAGCCGGGGGATCGTGCTGGCCGCCCGGCACGCCGGCAAGACCGGCATCTCCTTCGGCCGGTACGGGGACAGCCCCGAACGCAACGGCATCCCCGCCAAGAACTTCGCCATCGTGGCCACCGACGACGAAACCCTGCAGGAAGGGATGGCCAAGTACGAGCCCCGGGAAGTGGACATCACCATCGCGGTGGACGACACCCTGTGCAAGGGGGTGGAGTCCTGGGCGTGGTACGGGCTGCAGCCCATCAACCGCCTGCTCAAGCCTGGCGGCACCCTGCTCGTCACCACGATGCACGACTTCGACGCGATCATCTCCATGTGTCACCGGAAGGACTACCCCTACCAGCTGGCTCTTCTGCGGGGCATTCCCAGCTTTTCGGGGCTGTGGGTCTACAAGGACGACCACACCGACGTCCGGGTCCTGGGGGCCATCGCCCGGGTGCTGCCCGACCTGTTCGACCTGGACGCGGTGGAGAAGGCCATCCGGGAGGAGTGGAACGACGACCTGAAGGTGGCCTCGGCCCGCAAGGCGGCCGACCGCCTGCGGACCCGCGTCGTCCTGCCTACCGAGGGCAACCCCGAGAAGCCCTACGCCTTCGAGCTGCCCCGCTGGTACGAGCTGCGGGAAGGGCTGTCCATCCCCGCGATTCCGGTCGGGCAGGGCGTGGCCGATCCGGTCACCGGCCAGGTGGGCGGTTTCCGGCCGGCCCGCAACCCCACCTTCAAGAAGTTCAGCACCCGCACCATGCGGCCGGTGGTGGACTTCGACAAGTGCGTCAAGTGCACCCTGTGCTGGCTGCAGTGCCCTGACTCCTGCTTCGATGTGACCCCCGACGGCTACTACGACGCCCACATGGAGGCCTGCTGCGGGTGCGGCGTCTGCGAGGCCGTCTGTCCCGTGGAGCACTGCATCACCATGGTCAACGAGACCGCGTTTACCGACAACCGCAGCCAGTGGGAGATGTGGAAGCAGGACAAAGACGCCTATCGGGCGTGGGTGCAGGACAAGATCCGCGCCCGGCCGCCCCGCCAGCACGGCTTCCGGATCCGCGGCCAGTACGTGGAGGAGATCCAGCAGCTGGTCGCAGCCGGGGTCGTGGACCGCTCGCTGGGGGAGCGGCTGGCCGAGGACGTGACCGCCGAGCCCGGCGAAGCCAGCGCCGGAGGATAGCGCGGGGGGACATACGGGGGGACGCCA includes the following:
- a CDS encoding 4Fe-4S dicluster-binding protein — protein: MGRLFAIEIVYRGIFQKNLAKNISRGIVLAARHAGKTGISFGRYGDSPERNGIPAKNFAIVATDDETLQEGMAKYEPREVDITIAVDDTLCKGVESWAWYGLQPINRLLKPGGTLLVTTMHDFDAIISMCHRKDYPYQLALLRGIPSFSGLWVYKDDHTDVRVLGAIARVLPDLFDLDAVEKAIREEWNDDLKVASARKAADRLRTRVVLPTEGNPEKPYAFELPRWYELREGLSIPAIPVGQGVADPVTGQVGGFRPARNPTFKKFSTRTMRPVVDFDKCVKCTLCWLQCPDSCFDVTPDGYYDAHMEACCGCGVCEAVCPVEHCITMVNETAFTDNRSQWEMWKQDKDAYRAWVQDKIRARPPRQHGFRIRGQYVEEIQQLVAAGVVDRSLGERLAEDVTAEPGEASAGG